The DNA segment GTCAGCGAAGGGTGGTGGGAAGCTGGGCGTAAGTGTGCAACAATATCGAGTACATCAAATCAATCACAGGTTCTGTTCTCGGGGTTTGGTACCTCCcgttttactgtttcccttttggtgttagctaaattaatGTTACTTTAGTTTGCACTAATTCCATTTTACAACTAGTGTGCTAGTAGTTACTTGTTTCTTTCCAGTTTGGTTCGTTGATCGTTGTGTGCTAGCGAGTTTTCTTTAGCTTGTCGTAGGTGTAATGGCTGTAGTCTGGGATGATAGagtaagggcatgtcctcgggtagGGCAGAGTGTGAGGCGGTGGCCAGAGGGTGGGACAGGCGGTGGAAGAGGTAGAGGGGGCAATGGAGCCTATAGGTTAAGAATCGGGTCATgaaacataggttcactaacgagtaagtCTATAGGGTTGGCAAAGATCCtccagaagaggaagattaatatagcgtgtgttcagaagactaggtgggtcggatcgagggcgaaagaTGCAGATgtgtataagttgtggtactctggagtcctgaggggtaagaatggagtggatATCTTGGTAGATAGACATCTCAGAGGATCTGTGGTAGAGGttaggcgggtgaatgatagattAATGACTATCAAGTTGGTGGTTGGTGAGTGTAcgttaaatgtcgttagcgcgtacgtgCCGCAAGCTGGCTTGGATAAGGAGATTAAAAGGCACTTTTGGGAAGGGTTAGATGAGATCGTGCGTAGTATTCCGCCTGTCGaaaggttattcataggaggagatttcaatggtcatattgcgTCATCTGCAAGtggttatactgaggtgcatggcggcttcgGTTTCGGGGAGCGGAACGGTGGGGGCACTTCACTATTGTACTTCGCAAAGGAATTCGAGCAGGTGATTGCGAACTCAAGTTTTCCGAAGcgggaggagcatttggttactttcaAAAGTTCGGTGGCGAGGACTCAGATTAACTATCTTCTCATGTGATAGAAGGTTGTGCGAtgattgcaaggttatcccaggtgagaccctcgcaacgcaacataggcttttggtgatggacattggtaTTATGATacggaggaagaagaggtcagtacgaggtcgtccgaggattaggtggggcgccttgactGAGGATAAAGTTCAGGAGTTGGGAGGAAGGTTATCGgctatgggagcttggaggagtAGTGGGGACGCGAACattatgtggtcgacgacggcggactgtataaggaAGGTGGCGAGAGAGCTATTAGGGATATCTTCGGGCCGCACCTGTGGACACAAAGGAGActagcgtacgatagggttcctagggaggttcTATGGAGCTGCTTGGAGGCTAAAGGGGTTCCGGTTgcctatattagggtgattaaagataTGTATGATGAAGCTAAGAAAAGATTTAGGACGGTAAGAGGCAACTCAAAGCACTTTCCGGTTGATATGGGGTTTCACCAAGGGTCTGTGCTCAGCCCATTCTTATTTGCCCTGATGATGGacgcactgactcatcatattcaaggggaggtgccatagtgtatgctatttgctgatgacatagttctgattgatgagacacGAGGAGCCGCCAACGAGAGGTTGGAGGTCTGGAGACAGGCCCTTGAGTCgaagggtttcaagttgagcaggactaaaACGGAATACCTAGAGTGCAAGTTCAGCATCGAGCCGACAGTAGTAAGAGTGGAcatgaggcttgactctcaagttattcccaagaggggtagtttcaagtaccttgagtcggttattcaggggattggggagatcgatgaggatgtcacacaccatattggggtaggatggatgaagtggaggttagcatcagGTGTCATGTGTGACAAAAAAGTCCCaacgttactaaaaggtaagttctATTGAGTAGTGGTTAGGCATGCCTTGTTGTACGAGACTGAGTGTTGGCTGGTTAAGAaatcacacatccagaagatgaaagtagcaaatATAAGAAttttgaggtggatgtgcgggcacactaatATG comes from the Nicotiana sylvestris chromosome 4, ASM39365v2, whole genome shotgun sequence genome and includes:
- the LOC104228858 gene encoding uncharacterized protein, with the protein product MTIKLVVGECTLNVVSAYVPQAGLDKEIKRHFWEGLDEIVRSIPPVERLFIGGDFNGHIASSASGYTEVHGGFGFGERNGGGTSLLYFAKEFEQVIANSSFPKREEHLVTFKSSVARTQINYLLM
- the LOC138889214 gene encoding uncharacterized protein, giving the protein MLFADDIVLIDETRGAANERLEVWRQALESKGFKLSRTKTEYLECKFSIEPTVVRVDMRLDSQVIPKRGSFKYLESVIQGIGEIDEDVTHHIGVGWMKWRLASGVMCDKKVPTLLKGGRGPHRGQNAGSKTQMVRAHSEEEH